In Patescibacteria group bacterium, the following are encoded in one genomic region:
- the murB gene encoding UDP-N-acetylmuramate dehydrogenase → MNNFFEKCERDINLADHTTFKIGGPADYFYIAKNQEDLIEALKSVKEEGIKYYVLGGGSNVLVSDEGFRGLVIKIELDNLDIKENIIIVGAGVSVGKIVSKALDNNLTGMEFFTGVPGTIGGAIFGNAGAYGSDASKILKSVSYYDVNADKIIKKEINNLDFSYRSSEFKNDKNKIVLSCEIELKKSDRNKIIAEMSDIAKQRGTKIPNEPSAGSVFKNVTKDLTQILNKLDTDNTDKIKFKKYGKIPAALLIEKSGLKGRQVGGAKVSEKHTNFIVNIGFAKAKDVLDLVEIVKTQVKIKFGVELELENILVGF, encoded by the coding sequence ATGAATAATTTTTTTGAAAAATGTGAGCGCGATATTAATTTGGCTGATCATACGACTTTCAAAATTGGCGGGCCTGCTGATTATTTTTATATTGCAAAAAATCAAGAGGATTTGATTGAAGCTTTGAAATCAGTAAAAGAAGAAGGGATAAAATATTATGTTTTAGGAGGAGGAAGCAATGTTTTGGTTTCTGATGAAGGTTTTAGAGGATTAGTAATAAAAATAGAGCTAGATAATTTGGATATTAAAGAAAATATTATAATTGTCGGTGCTGGTGTTTCAGTTGGCAAAATTGTAAGCAAGGCTTTGGATAACAATTTGACTGGAATGGAATTTTTTACTGGCGTGCCTGGAACAATTGGTGGTGCGATTTTTGGCAATGCTGGAGCCTATGGAAGTGATGCTAGTAAAATTTTGAAAAGTGTCTCTTATTATGATGTAAATGCAGATAAGATAATTAAAAAAGAAATTAATAATCTTGATTTTTCTTATCGTTCAAGTGAATTTAAAAATGATAAAAATAAAATTGTTTTATCATGCGAAATTGAATTAAAAAAATCAGATAGAAATAAAATTATTGCTGAAATGTCAGATATTGCAAAACAAAGAGGAACAAAGATTCCAAATGAGCCTAGCGCCGGTTCAGTTTTTAAAAATGTAACAAAAGATTTAACACAGATACTCAACAAATTAGACACAGATAACACAGATAAAATTAAATTTAAAAAGTATGGAAAAATTCCGGCTGCTTTATTGATTGAAAAAAGTGGATTAAAAGGAAGACAAGTTGGCGGAGCAAAAGTATCAGAAAAGCATACTAATTTTATTGTAAATATAGGTTTCGCAAAGGCAAAAGATGTGCTAGACTTAGTTGAAATAGTGAAAACTCAAGTTAAAATTAAATTTGGCGTTGAGTTAGAATTAGAGAATATATTGGTCGGGTTCTAA